One stretch of Campylobacter sp. CNRCH_2014_0184h DNA includes these proteins:
- a CDS encoding adenosylmethionine--8-amino-7-oxononanoate transaminase, whose amino-acid sequence MNLKELDLKHIWHPCTQMSDHEFLPLIPIKKAKGVYLYDFDEKSYIDCISSWWVNIFGHCNEYINEKFKDQLQNLEHILLAGFSHEPIIKLSQRLCKLLPFNKCFFADNGSSAIEVALKMSFQYHLNNGSKKDKFLSLSNSYHGETLGALSVGDVALYKKTYEPLLLKSITTPVPTSKDYTKELEILESILKNHHHEICAFILEPLLQCAGNMHMYELGYLDEAIKLAKNYGVQVIFDEIATGFGRTGEMFALDYCSQSIDYICLSKAITGGYLPLSVVLTKDEIYEKFYDSYESQKAFLHSHSYTGNALACAAANATLDIFEKENIIAKNKIKSAFIKTQWESLKEFDFLGNFRNLGMVSAFDIQKSKYQRAGLEVFQRALEKGLLLRPLGNTIYFMPPYVINEDEIAYVVESLREIFKDF is encoded by the coding sequence ATGAATTTAAAAGAACTAGACTTAAAACACATTTGGCACCCTTGCACGCAAATGAGCGATCATGAGTTTTTACCTTTAATACCTATAAAAAAGGCTAAGGGAGTGTATTTGTATGATTTTGATGAAAAATCCTACATAGACTGCATTAGCTCTTGGTGGGTAAATATCTTTGGTCATTGTAATGAATACATCAATGAAAAATTCAAAGATCAACTTCAAAATTTAGAGCATATCTTGCTTGCTGGTTTTTCACATGAGCCTATCATAAAGCTTTCGCAAAGACTTTGCAAGCTTTTACCTTTTAATAAATGCTTTTTTGCAGATAATGGTAGTTCAGCCATAGAAGTGGCTTTAAAAATGAGCTTTCAATACCACTTAAACAATGGCTCTAAAAAGGATAAATTCCTATCACTTAGCAATTCTTACCACGGAGAAACCCTAGGTGCATTAAGCGTTGGCGATGTAGCACTTTATAAAAAAACCTATGAGCCTTTACTTTTAAAAAGTATCACAACACCTGTGCCAACTAGCAAAGACTATACAAAAGAACTTGAAATTTTAGAAAGTATTTTAAAAAATCATCATCATGAAATTTGTGCTTTTATACTTGAGCCTTTACTTCAATGTGCGGGCAATATGCACATGTATGAGCTTGGGTATTTAGATGAGGCGATTAAACTTGCTAAAAATTATGGCGTGCAAGTGATATTTGATGAAATAGCCACAGGTTTTGGACGCACAGGGGAGATGTTTGCGCTTGATTATTGTTCGCAAAGCATTGATTATATATGTCTTTCAAAAGCTATCACGGGTGGGTATTTACCACTTTCAGTGGTGCTTACTAAAGATGAAATTTATGAAAAATTTTATGATAGCTATGAGAGCCAAAAGGCCTTTTTACACTCTCACTCCTACACGGGTAATGCCCTAGCTTGTGCAGCGGCTAATGCGACTTTGGATATTTTTGAAAAAGAAAACATCATCGCAAAAAATAAAATCAAAAGTGCTTTTATAAAAACTCAATGGGAAAGTTTAAAAGAATTTGATTTTTTAGGAAATTTTAGAAATTTAGGTATGGTAAGTGCATTTGATATACAAAAAAGCAAATACCAAAGAGCAGGACTTGAAGTCTTTCAAAGAGCCTTAGAAAAAGGCTTACTTTTAAGACCACTTGGCAATACAATATATTTCATGCCACCATATGTTATAAATGAAGATGAGATTGCTTATGTAGTGGAGTCTTTAAGAGAAATTTTCAAGGATTTTTGA
- a CDS encoding DMT family transporter translates to MIERTKISSNFGWFMVILGGLVECFWVSGLKYSTEIWHYALTAIGVCISFTCFLKACERLEVSIAYSVFVGIGTVGVVLNEMFIFNEPSSITKLTLIAILLLSIIGLKIISKEAK, encoded by the coding sequence ATGATAGAAAGAACAAAAATAAGCTCTAATTTTGGTTGGTTTATGGTGATTTTAGGTGGTTTGGTTGAGTGTTTTTGGGTGAGTGGTTTAAAATACTCTACTGAAATTTGGCATTATGCTTTAACAGCCATTGGGGTTTGCATATCTTTTACATGTTTTTTAAAAGCTTGTGAAAGACTTGAAGTAAGCATTGCTTATAGTGTTTTTGTAGGTATTGGCACGGTTGGGGTGGTGCTTAATGAGATGTTTATTTTCAATGAGCCAAGTTCTATCACCAAGCTTACTTTAATAGCTATTTTACTTTTAAGTATCATAGGCCTTAAAATCATTAGCAAGGAAGCTAAATAA
- the bioD gene encoding dethiobiotin synthase, producing the protein MKIYISGIDTDVGKTYLSARLCKELGFDYFKLIQAGTPRDSEVVAEFSPKTKIFKEGVFLQTPASPHKGRILENLSYKAFDIQIPQSDKLIIELAGGLFSPLDDEKTMIDYMSAFKHPTILVAKDYLGSINHTLLSIEALKQRDIKILALILKSQDTFSKDFISNYAKIPIIEFDDKVCENLSKILENFS; encoded by the coding sequence ATGAAAATATACATTAGTGGTATAGACACAGATGTTGGCAAAACTTATCTAAGTGCTAGACTTTGTAAGGAATTGGGTTTTGATTATTTTAAGCTTATCCAAGCAGGCACGCCAAGAGATAGTGAGGTAGTAGCTGAGTTTAGCCCAAAAACTAAGATTTTCAAAGAAGGTGTGTTTTTGCAAACCCCTGCTTCACCGCACAAAGGCAGGATTTTAGAGAATTTAAGCTATAAAGCCTTTGATATACAAATTCCACAAAGTGACAAACTCATTATCGAGCTAGCTGGTGGGCTTTTTTCGCCTCTTGATGATGAAAAAACGATGATTGATTATATGAGTGCGTTTAAGCACCCTACGATTTTAGTGGCAAAAGACTATCTAGGAAGTATCAATCACACACTTTTAAGTATAGAAGCACTAAAACAAAGAGATATTAAAATCCTTGCTTTAATCTTAAAAAGCCAAGATACTTTTAGCAAGGATTTTATAAGCAATTATGCTAAAATTCCTATCATAGAATTTGATGATAAAGTGTGTGAAAATCTTTCAAAAATCCTTGAAAATTTCTCTTAA
- a CDS encoding GNAT family N-acetyltransferase: MIRKLDIKDLTSCIKLFKQSVSTLCKNDYTKEQIHAWINIDQKAWERKFQNQLGFVYEEKGQIISFISINLEEKTLDLCFTHTNYAHQGYGKDLLEFALKNYPYSEIYTFASLSAKNFFLKAGFKIIKENIVIRDQQELKNFLMKKEIN, encoded by the coding sequence TTGATAAGAAAGCTTGATATAAAAGACTTAACTTCTTGTATCAAGCTTTTTAAGCAAAGCGTATCCACTCTTTGTAAAAATGATTACACAAAAGAACAAATTCATGCATGGATTAATATAGACCAAAAAGCTTGGGAAAGAAAATTTCAAAATCAACTAGGTTTTGTTTATGAAGAAAAAGGCCAAATCATATCTTTTATAAGTATAAATTTAGAAGAAAAAACACTCGATCTTTGCTTTACTCATACAAACTATGCTCATCAAGGTTATGGCAAAGATTTATTGGAATTTGCTCTTAAAAACTATCCTTATAGTGAAATTTATACTTTTGCTAGCCTTAGTGCTAAAAATTTCTTTTTAAAAGCAGGATTTAAAATCATCAAAGAAAATATTGTTATAAGAGATCAGCAAGAATTGAAAAATTTTTTAATGAAAAAGGAAATAAATTGA
- a CDS encoding pimeloyl-ACP methyl esterase BioG family protein, producing MKTHFLHENANSRELILFFSGFCSHFSHFTHLKSDVNVLMVYDYANFDWEFDLHKFEKITLIGFSMGVCVASKILKDIKFDKKIAINGTNLPINDEFGIKKAIFKLTMKRFALEDFKANLLEKRMNLSDEFYFEKNEHLKAELLSLYEFCTKDLNEKFTWDKAIISKDDKIFPPKHAFNFFKEKAVFIDEPHFAFFKYHTWEALCKLS from the coding sequence TTGAAAACTCATTTTTTACATGAAAATGCAAATTCGCGCGAGTTGATTTTATTTTTTTCAGGGTTTTGCTCACATTTTAGCCATTTTACGCATTTAAAAAGTGATGTAAATGTTTTAATGGTGTATGATTATGCGAATTTTGATTGGGAATTTGATCTTCATAAATTTGAAAAAATCACTCTTATTGGCTTTTCTATGGGAGTTTGCGTGGCGAGCAAAATTTTAAAAGATATAAAATTTGATAAAAAAATAGCCATAAATGGCACAAATTTACCTATAAATGATGAATTTGGGATTAAAAAAGCCATTTTTAAACTTACGATGAAAAGATTTGCTTTGGAAGATTTTAAAGCAAATTTGCTTGAAAAAAGAATGAATTTAAGTGATGAATTTTATTTTGAAAAAAACGAGCATTTAAAAGCAGAACTTTTAAGTTTATATGAGTTTTGCACTAAAGATTTAAACGAAAAATTCACTTGGGATAAAGCCATAATCAGTAAAGATGATAAGATCTTTCCACCAAAGCATGCTTTTAATTTTTTCAAAGAAAAGGCAGTGTTTATCGATGAGCCACATTTTGCATTTTTTAAATACCACACTTGGGAAGCACTTTGCAAACTTTCATAA
- a CDS encoding tetratricopeptide repeat protein — MKKVLIILAILFLNFAYSQEDLVEKGIKAYENGDYVKAEKYLRKACDLNNGTGCYNLGIMYSVGEGVKTNSFKVVELYQKACNLNIGAGCYNLSFMYENGFGVKKDDFKAIELYEKACDLNIGSACSNLGVMYEFGKGIKKDNFKAVELYQKACNLNNGVSCSNLGTMYINGNGVRKDYYKALEFYRKSCGLNEGSGCSNLGVVYINGYGVRQDISKALEYFGKACDLKYDKGCENYARFKQ; from the coding sequence ATGAAAAAAGTATTGATTATCTTGGCGATTTTATTTTTAAATTTTGCATACTCGCAAGAGGATTTGGTTGAAAAAGGAATTAAAGCCTATGAAAATGGTGATTATGTAAAAGCTGAAAAATATCTTAGAAAAGCTTGTGATTTAAATAATGGAACGGGTTGTTATAATCTCGGCATTATGTATAGTGTAGGCGAAGGTGTAAAAACAAATAGTTTTAAGGTGGTTGAATTATATCAAAAAGCTTGTAATTTGAACATTGGTGCTGGGTGTTATAATCTTAGCTTTATGTATGAAAATGGATTTGGTGTAAAAAAAGATGATTTCAAAGCTATAGAGCTTTATGAAAAAGCATGTGATTTAAATATTGGTTCAGCTTGTTCTAATCTTGGTGTCATGTATGAATTTGGCAAAGGAATAAAAAAAGATAATTTTAAAGCAGTGGAACTTTACCAAAAAGCTTGTAATTTAAATAATGGTGTGAGTTGTTCTAATCTTGGAACTATGTATATAAACGGAAATGGTGTCAGAAAAGATTATTATAAAGCTTTAGAATTTTATAGAAAATCTTGTGGTTTAAATGAAGGTTCAGGTTGTTCTAATCTTGGAGTTGTGTATATAAATGGATATGGTGTTAGACAAGATATTTCTAAAGCTTTAGAGTATTTTGGCAAGGCTTGTGATTTGAAATATGATAAAGGTTGTGAAAACTATGCAAGGTTTAAACAATAA
- a CDS encoding ThiF family adenylyltransferase, which produces MDRYTRIKWLVNEENFIKIQNTKVLVCGLGGVGGICVDALFRSGFSNLTLIDADKFETTNQNRQLHSENIGEEKAKVFERIYNAKGIVSKIDDEFLKSFDLSEFDLIIDAIDDIPAKVALANLVDLKKQIFISSTGGARKLDPTRIKTTSIFKTHGDALAKKFRYELRKSGFKGDFDVVFSDEEAHCKDLGSFMGVTASFGLALASLALRKVLDKKA; this is translated from the coding sequence ATGGATAGATACACGCGTATAAAATGGCTTGTTAATGAAGAAAATTTTATCAAAATTCAAAACACTAAAGTTTTAGTTTGCGGACTTGGTGGAGTTGGTGGAATTTGCGTTGATGCGCTTTTTAGAAGTGGCTTTAGCAATCTAACTTTAATTGATGCGGATAAATTTGAAACTACTAATCAAAACCGCCAACTTCATAGCGAAAATATAGGCGAGGAAAAAGCTAAGGTTTTTGAACGCATTTACAATGCCAAAGGTATAGTTAGTAAAATCGATGATGAGTTTTTGAAAAGTTTTGATCTAAGTGAGTTTGATTTAATCATTGATGCGATTGACGATATACCTGCTAAGGTTGCTTTGGCTAATTTGGTTGATTTGAAAAAGCAAATTTTTATCTCATCAACCGGTGGAGCTAGAAAGCTTGACCCAACGCGTATTAAAACGACAAGCATATTTAAAACACATGGCGATGCTTTAGCTAAAAAATTCCGCTATGAGCTTAGAAAATCAGGCTTTAAAGGGGATTTTGATGTGGTATTTTCAGATGAAGAAGCTCATTGTAAAGATCTTGGCTCATTTATGGGTGTAACAGCCTCTTTTGGACTTGCTTTAGCTTCTTTGGCTTTAAGGAAAGTGCTTGATAAGAAAGCTTGA
- a CDS encoding DMT family transporter, whose protein sequence is MEWFFLFLATAFEIFGVIIMKQLVSTKNKLYLLALIVCFGFSFGFLSLSMQSIAMSVAYSIWTGAGTAGGVIIGVLFYKESKSFLKLFLIALIIACTVGLKILS, encoded by the coding sequence ATGGAATGGTTCTTTTTGTTTTTAGCGACTGCTTTTGAAATTTTTGGTGTGATTATCATGAAACAACTTGTAAGCACTAAAAATAAGCTTTATCTTTTAGCTTTGATAGTGTGTTTTGGTTTTTCTTTTGGATTTTTAAGTCTTAGCATGCAAAGTATTGCTATGAGTGTGGCTTATTCTATATGGACAGGAGCTGGAACTGCAGGTGGGGTTATCATCGGAGTTCTTTTTTACAAAGAAAGCAAAAGCTTTTTAAAGCTTTTTTTGATTGCTCTTATCATTGCTTGTACTGTGGGTTTAAAAATACTTTCATAG
- a CDS encoding aminotransferase class I/II-fold pyridoxal phosphate-dependent enzyme: protein MQIAQILDELKQQDNFRILRSLKHEGKYVVYNGQKLLNLASNDYLNLSNEKALKQDFLTHLKEFEFSSSSSRSLSGNYAIFDEFESFLEAKLGRKILHFNNGYALNVSCLQALASIKNTLFLADKQVHASIIDGLRLGGAKFIRFKHNDIKHLQSLVQKHYKEFENIIIVSEALFSMDGDFAPIKEFINLKKEFKNIKIYIDEAHSIGCFNDDGLGYVKFLGLEKEVDFLVFTFGKAIASMGACMISNEKDFFINKARAFIYSTAIAPINVAWTLHVFKHLHEFNAQRKELLELSAWFKNALASKGAVLGEAYVISFILGQNALASEISQKLLENGVFAPAIKEPTVAKNTARIRFSLHTGLVKKDLEKVLEVL from the coding sequence ATGCAAATTGCACAAATTTTAGATGAGCTAAAACAACAAGATAATTTTAGAATTCTACGCTCATTAAAACATGAGGGAAAATATGTCGTTTATAATGGGCAAAAATTGCTAAATTTAGCGAGTAATGATTATTTAAATTTAAGCAATGAAAAAGCATTAAAGCAAGATTTTTTAACACATTTGAAAGAATTTGAATTTTCTAGTTCAAGTTCAAGAAGCTTGAGTGGAAATTATGCGATTTTTGATGAATTTGAAAGCTTTTTAGAAGCTAAGTTAGGCAGAAAAATCTTGCATTTTAACAATGGCTATGCCTTAAATGTTAGCTGTTTGCAAGCTTTAGCAAGCATTAAAAATACTTTGTTTTTAGCAGATAAACAAGTGCATGCAAGTATCATCGATGGTTTAAGGCTTGGCGGGGCTAAATTTATAAGATTTAAGCACAATGATATAAAGCATTTACAAAGCTTAGTGCAAAAGCATTATAAAGAATTTGAAAATATCATCATCGTAAGTGAAGCGTTATTTAGTATGGATGGAGATTTTGCACCTATAAAAGAATTCATAAATTTAAAAAAAGAGTTTAAAAATATCAAAATTTATATTGACGAAGCTCATAGCATAGGGTGTTTTAATGATGATGGTTTGGGTTATGTGAAATTTTTGGGATTAGAAAAGGAAGTGGATTTTTTAGTTTTTACCTTTGGTAAGGCTATAGCTTCTATGGGAGCTTGCATGATAAGTAATGAAAAAGATTTTTTTATCAACAAGGCAAGAGCTTTTATATACTCAACTGCCATTGCGCCTATCAATGTAGCTTGGACTTTGCATGTTTTTAAGCATTTGCACGAATTTAATGCTCAAAGAAAAGAGCTTTTAGAGCTAAGCGCTTGGTTTAAAAATGCTTTAGCAAGTAAAGGTGCAGTTTTAGGCGAGGCTTATGTGATATCTTTTATTTTAGGGCAAAATGCACTAGCTAGTGAAATTTCACAAAAGCTTTTAGAAAATGGTGTTTTTGCGCCTGCTATTAAAGAGCCAACCGTGGCTAAAAATACAGCTAGAATTCGCTTTTCTTTGCATACTGGGCTAGTGAAAAAAGACTTAGAAAAGGTTTTGGAGGTACTTTGA
- a CDS encoding methyltransferase domain-containing protein, with protein sequence MQTFIRAKDTYSANTPVQKDMAKELCKMLSENDLSDFKAVFEFGCGVGDFSKALQECIKFKHYFLNDIYPFENPCKFDEFGVFDMNELKNHHFYTKKFDLIASNACMQWLKIDELLENLANMLNKNGILLFSTFGEKNFTQIKQSTNLSLEYLTLEQIAQKLSKKFKIIKAKEELKELKFDDTLELFRHLKLSGVNALGDKFFISKAFLKNYEKEFQNTLTYHPLFFMCQVC encoded by the coding sequence TTGCAAACTTTCATAAGAGCAAAAGACACTTATAGCGCAAATACGCCTGTGCAAAAAGACATGGCTAAAGAGCTTTGTAAAATGCTTAGTGAGAATGATTTGAGCGATTTTAAAGCGGTATTTGAGTTTGGCTGTGGGGTAGGGGATTTTAGTAAGGCTTTGCAAGAGTGTATTAAATTTAAGCATTATTTTTTAAATGATATTTATCCTTTTGAAAATCCTTGTAAATTTGATGAATTTGGTGTTTTTGATATGAATGAACTTAAAAATCATCATTTTTATACGAAAAAATTTGATCTTATAGCTTCCAATGCTTGCATGCAGTGGCTAAAGATAGATGAGCTTTTAGAAAATCTTGCAAATATGTTAAATAAAAATGGGATTTTGCTTTTTTCTACTTTTGGAGAAAAAAATTTCACTCAAATAAAACAAAGCACTAATTTATCACTAGAATATTTAACTTTAGAGCAAATTGCACAAAAGCTTTCTAAAAAATTTAAGATTATCAAGGCAAAAGAAGAGTTAAAAGAGCTAAAATTTGATGATACTTTAGAGCTTTTTAGACATTTGAAATTAAGCGGGGTTAATGCTTTGGGTGATAAATTTTTTATAAGCAAGGCATTTTTAAAAAATTACGAAAAAGAATTTCAAAATACCTTGACTTACCATCCTTTATTTTTTATGTGTCAAGTTTGTTAA
- the blaOXA gene encoding OXA-493 family class D beta-lactamase, giving the protein MKKLLLLFSLFCSFALANENLEDLFKDYNESGVFIAYDGKNYYSNDFKKANKRILPASTFKIFNALIALNEGIVKDTNEIFYHYKGEKVFLPSWKNDANLALAMQRSQLPAYKELARKIGLEKMQKNLNKLNYGNQKISKIDEFWIDDSLQISLKEQANLLFELANLKLDYPKNIQKEIINIIKLSENSHYEFFAKTGWGKEKYGQIVGFIKDKKTHQIYAFALCMDISDFNKLYLREELAKKYLSNLTNLTHKK; this is encoded by the coding sequence TTGAAAAAATTACTTTTACTTTTTAGTCTTTTTTGCTCTTTTGCTTTGGCAAATGAAAATTTAGAAGATCTTTTTAAAGATTACAATGAAAGTGGAGTTTTTATAGCTTATGATGGCAAAAATTATTATAGTAATGATTTTAAAAAAGCAAACAAGCGCATTTTACCTGCCTCTACTTTTAAAATTTTCAATGCCCTAATCGCACTGAATGAAGGTATTGTAAAAGATACCAATGAAATTTTTTATCACTACAAAGGTGAAAAGGTATTTTTACCCTCTTGGAAAAATGACGCAAATTTAGCCCTAGCTATGCAAAGATCACAACTACCTGCTTATAAAGAACTAGCTAGAAAAATCGGCTTAGAAAAAATGCAAAAAAACTTAAATAAACTTAATTATGGCAACCAAAAAATAAGTAAAATCGACGAATTTTGGATAGATGATTCTTTACAAATTAGTCTTAAAGAACAAGCAAACTTACTTTTTGAACTAGCAAATCTAAAATTAGATTATCCTAAAAACATACAAAAAGAAATTATAAATATAATAAAACTTAGCGAAAATAGCCATTATGAGTTTTTTGCAAAAACAGGCTGGGGAAAAGAAAAATACGGACAAATCGTAGGTTTTATAAAAGATAAAAAAACTCATCAAATTTATGCTTTTGCTTTATGTATGGATATAAGTGATTTTAACAAACTTTATCTAAGAGAAGAATTAGCAAAAAAATATCTATCAAATTTAACAAACTTGACACATAAAAAATAA